A region of Deltaproteobacteria bacterium DNA encodes the following proteins:
- a CDS encoding DSD1 family PLP-dependent enzyme, with amino-acid sequence MSAQITRRSLLGSAAAGALAANAGTEASTMSERKPWDAIALEKPIALADLPTPALLVDEAALGRNLAKMAAHAAAKKIGLRPHVKTHKCPLLAKKQLALGALGVCAAKVSEAEALADAGIDRVLITSPLASADKFERVVALAQRAPGLQVVLDAASAARVFDAAAARAGVTLGVLIDLDTGTRRTGIQPGEPALALARVIAESKHLRFDGLQAYSGHVMHVAGREERKKKSLESLAGALDTKALLEKSGIAVKALTGGGTGTYDIDCDVAGMTDLQVGSYLFMDVQYRMIGDADGELFDTFEPALTVLATAISQPVPQLITIDAGFKAFANEPDAKPQFKDRAGLAYFYGGDEHGICAYTGEARTLALGEKAELIVSHCDPTVNLYDAYHVVRDGMVRELWPITARGKSQ; translated from the coding sequence CCGTGGGACGCGATCGCGCTGGAGAAACCGATCGCGCTCGCAGATCTGCCCACGCCTGCGCTGCTCGTCGACGAGGCCGCGCTGGGGCGCAATCTCGCGAAGATGGCGGCGCACGCCGCAGCGAAGAAGATCGGCCTGCGGCCCCACGTGAAGACGCACAAGTGCCCGCTGCTCGCGAAGAAGCAGCTCGCGCTCGGCGCGCTCGGCGTATGCGCGGCGAAGGTGAGCGAGGCCGAGGCGCTGGCGGACGCGGGCATCGACCGCGTGCTGATCACGTCGCCGCTCGCGAGCGCAGACAAGTTCGAGCGCGTGGTGGCGCTCGCGCAGCGCGCGCCGGGCCTCCAGGTCGTGCTCGACGCGGCGAGCGCCGCGCGCGTGTTCGACGCCGCGGCCGCGCGTGCGGGCGTGACGCTCGGTGTGCTGATCGATCTCGACACGGGCACGCGTCGCACCGGCATCCAGCCCGGCGAGCCGGCTCTCGCGCTCGCGCGAGTCATTGCGGAGTCGAAGCACCTGCGCTTCGATGGCCTGCAGGCGTACTCGGGCCACGTCATGCACGTCGCGGGCCGCGAGGAGCGCAAGAAGAAGTCGCTGGAGTCGCTCGCAGGAGCGCTCGACACGAAGGCGCTGCTCGAGAAGAGCGGCATCGCCGTGAAGGCGCTCACCGGCGGCGGCACCGGCACGTACGACATCGACTGCGACGTCGCGGGCATGACCGACCTGCAGGTCGGCTCGTACCTGTTCATGGACGTGCAGTACCGCATGATCGGCGACGCCGACGGCGAGCTGTTCGACACGTTCGAGCCCGCGCTCACCGTGCTAGCGACGGCGATCAGCCAGCCCGTGCCGCAGCTGATCACGATCGACGCGGGCTTCAAGGCGTTCGCAAACGAGCCGGACGCGAAGCCGCAGTTCAAGGACCGCGCCGGGCTCGCGTATTTCTACGGCGGCGACGAGCACGGCATCTGCGCGTACACGGGCGAGGCACGCACGCTCGCGCTCGGCGAGAAAGCCGAGCTGATCGTCTCGCACTGCGACCCCACGGTGAATCTCTACGACGCGTATCACGTGGTTCGCGACGGCATGGTGCGCGAGCTGTGGCCGATCACGGCGCGAGGCAAGTCGCAGTGA
- a CDS encoding FAD-binding protein: MADHGARQVAVIGRRQLLRNAAGAAALAAASGSLVQRAFAATAPPEWSNWSGSVRFTPAEKVAPTSVAEVQAAVARAAKAGRGVRAIGSGHSFTPLCETQGLQLVTSRLRGVESVDTARREAWLLGGSKLYQVGEPLRKAGLALSTMPDIDRQALAGSIATGTHGTGRTIGSLSSYVTGVRLVLASGDTLEATPDKHPEIFRAAQVSLGALGVITHVRLALEPAFRLRERNWTAPFEACMAQLESHVAQNRHFEFFWFPDPNAFVPAKLPKDLCGMKSLNPTKEPRDFERWDDAAQTRGERVGWSDTIYASPRDTAFNEIEFAIPAERGPDCVRELRQLMLTKHKDALWPLEYRTVKPDEALLSPDCGRATVTISAHQAAERPYRPYFDDVEAIFRNHGGRPHWGKIHKLGAKELAPLYPKWDAFQRVRKELDPKGVFLNAFLRKVLVA; encoded by the coding sequence GTGGCCGATCACGGCGCGAGGCAAGTCGCAGTGATCGGGCGCAGGCAGTTGTTACGGAACGCGGCGGGCGCCGCGGCTCTCGCAGCGGCGAGCGGCAGCCTAGTGCAGCGCGCATTCGCCGCGACCGCGCCGCCCGAGTGGTCGAACTGGTCGGGCTCGGTGCGCTTCACGCCCGCAGAGAAGGTCGCGCCCACGAGCGTCGCCGAGGTGCAAGCCGCGGTCGCGCGCGCGGCGAAGGCGGGCCGCGGCGTACGCGCGATCGGCAGCGGGCACAGCTTCACCCCGCTGTGCGAGACGCAGGGCCTGCAGCTCGTGACGAGCCGCCTGCGCGGCGTCGAGTCCGTCGACACGGCGCGGCGCGAAGCGTGGCTGCTCGGCGGCAGCAAGCTCTACCAAGTGGGCGAGCCGCTGCGGAAGGCCGGACTCGCGCTCTCGACCATGCCCGACATCGACCGCCAGGCCCTCGCGGGCTCGATCGCGACGGGCACCCACGGCACGGGCCGCACGATCGGCAGCCTCTCGTCGTACGTGACGGGTGTGCGCCTCGTGCTCGCGAGCGGCGACACGCTCGAGGCGACGCCTGACAAGCACCCCGAGATTTTCCGCGCGGCGCAAGTCTCGCTCGGCGCGCTCGGCGTGATCACGCACGTTCGCCTCGCGCTCGAGCCCGCGTTCCGCCTGCGCGAGCGCAACTGGACCGCGCCGTTCGAGGCGTGCATGGCGCAACTCGAGTCGCACGTCGCGCAGAACCGCCACTTCGAGTTCTTCTGGTTCCCCGACCCGAACGCCTTCGTGCCCGCGAAGCTGCCCAAGGATCTGTGCGGCATGAAGTCGCTGAATCCGACGAAGGAGCCGCGCGACTTCGAGCGCTGGGACGACGCGGCGCAGACGCGCGGCGAGCGCGTCGGCTGGAGCGACACGATCTACGCCTCGCCGCGCGACACCGCGTTCAACGAGATCGAATTCGCGATTCCTGCCGAGCGCGGCCCCGACTGCGTGCGCGAGTTGCGCCAGCTGATGCTCACGAAGCACAAGGACGCGCTCTGGCCGCTCGAGTACCGCACCGTGAAGCCCGACGAGGCGCTGCTCTCGCCCGACTGCGGTCGCGCAACCGTGACCATCTCGGCGCACCAGGCGGCCGAGCGCCCCTACCGCCCCTACTTCGACGACGTGGAAGCGATCTTTCGGAACCACGGCGGCCGCCCGCACTGGGGCAAGATCCACAAGCTCGGCGCAAAGGAGCTCGCGCCGCTCTACCCGAAGTGGGACGCGTTCCAGCGCGTGCGCAAGGAGCTGGACCCGAAGGGCGTGTTCCTGAATGCGTTCTTGCGCAAGGTGTTAGTGGCGTAG
- a CDS encoding phytanoyl-CoA dioxygenase family protein, whose amino-acid sequence MTTRPTTTRDLARAKHDLDQHGYCLVADALPREQLELVRARLVEQADAEQRAGIAYRDGGRGQQIVDDFGRLRADAFSEASGGVNQRVWMLANKGRCFRELIGHPLVDELVGHVLGERFILSQMSANIARTGGVRMGLHTDQWWMPQPVRPGKPAVKPGDVTRAAAQEFVKPDLALGIAPAVVANTMWMLSDFTAENGATEVVPGSHMSGAHPPQGDQSGCGIVQAEGPAGTLMVFDGRLWHGTGACTANDARLGLLVTFCGPQFRPQENQTLGIDPALWGELDAKLKFRLGFAPWNAYGRVESPAAAEVHPLAERVGEMR is encoded by the coding sequence ATGACCACGCGACCCACCACCACCCGCGACCTCGCGCGCGCGAAGCACGACCTCGACCAGCACGGCTACTGCCTCGTCGCGGACGCGCTCCCGCGCGAGCAGCTCGAGTTGGTACGGGCGCGGCTCGTCGAGCAGGCGGATGCGGAGCAGCGCGCGGGCATCGCGTACCGCGACGGCGGGCGCGGGCAGCAGATCGTCGACGACTTCGGGCGGCTGCGCGCGGACGCGTTCAGCGAGGCGAGCGGCGGCGTGAACCAGCGCGTTTGGATGCTCGCGAACAAGGGGCGCTGCTTCCGCGAGCTGATCGGGCATCCCCTCGTGGACGAGCTCGTCGGCCACGTGCTCGGCGAGCGCTTCATCCTCTCGCAGATGTCGGCCAACATCGCGCGAACGGGCGGCGTGCGAATGGGCCTTCACACCGATCAGTGGTGGATGCCGCAGCCCGTGCGGCCGGGGAAGCCGGCGGTGAAGCCGGGCGACGTGACGCGCGCGGCGGCGCAGGAATTCGTCAAGCCCGACCTCGCGCTCGGCATCGCGCCCGCCGTCGTGGCGAACACGATGTGGATGCTGTCGGACTTCACCGCCGAGAACGGCGCCACCGAAGTCGTGCCGGGCTCGCACATGAGCGGTGCGCATCCGCCGCAAGGCGATCAATCGGGTTGCGGCATCGTGCAGGCCGAAGGCCCGGCGGGCACGCTGATGGTGTTCGATGGCCGCCTCTGGCACGGCACCGGCGCCTGCACTGCGAACGACGCGCGGCTCGGGCTGCTCGTGACGTTCTGCGGTCCGCAGTTCCGCCCGCAGGAGAATCAGACCCTCGGCATCGACCCCGCGCTGTGGGGCGAGCTCGACGCGAAGCTGAAGTTCCGGCTCGGCTTCGCGCCGTGGAACGCGTACGGCCGCGTCGAGAGCCCGGCGGCGGCGGAGGTGCACCCGCTCGCGGAGCGCGTGGGGGAGATGCGCTAG
- a CDS encoding aromatic ring-hydroxylating dioxygenase subunit alpha, with product MTETATGTARSAGIRYQALLDQDSHPVRDILRVDRPMPPGPTKVPVDRYFSKAFHDLEVEKVWKRVWQMACHEDDIPDVGDYHVYDIAHLSFLIVRSAPNEFRAFHNACLHRGRLLRERAGKWARELRCAFHGWSWNLDGTLREVPCAWDFPSVKPCEYKLPQVKLGRWGGFIFINPDENAEPLEDFLGDLSSHFTLMPYERRHKYAHVARVLRCNWKVAQEAFSEAYHVVATHPTILESIGDANSKYDVFGNYCRAISPNSTPSPHLAGKEGPLDAARMFTRLRHPLSGAVYERAAENRVRVTTSDGRHGIFDAEGNRIEGDLGQVDPNMCDWIGGRQLPGAEEVPLRPVALNGAKNLRAAAAKPVREQLRATLGDEVDGFSDAELIDSIYLTVFPNFHPWGSFNPIVYRFRPYGDNPEMCIHECMYFGPVPKGQPRPKAAPIHWLGPDDDWVDAPELGMLAKVFNQDVYNMPRVQAGMKTMKNPYVILADYGETKPRHFHELLEKWISKP from the coding sequence GTGACCGAGACCGCGACTGGAACCGCTCGCTCCGCCGGGATTCGATATCAGGCGCTGCTCGACCAAGACTCACATCCCGTGCGCGACATCCTGCGCGTCGATCGCCCGATGCCGCCCGGACCGACGAAAGTTCCCGTCGACCGGTACTTCTCGAAGGCGTTCCACGATCTCGAAGTCGAGAAGGTCTGGAAGCGCGTGTGGCAGATGGCGTGCCACGAGGACGACATCCCCGATGTCGGCGACTACCACGTCTACGACATCGCGCACCTCTCGTTCTTGATCGTGCGCAGCGCGCCGAACGAGTTCCGCGCGTTCCACAACGCATGCCTCCATCGCGGGCGCCTCCTGCGCGAGCGCGCGGGCAAGTGGGCGCGCGAGCTGCGCTGCGCGTTCCACGGCTGGAGCTGGAACCTCGACGGCACGCTCCGCGAGGTGCCGTGCGCGTGGGACTTCCCTTCGGTGAAGCCGTGCGAGTACAAGCTCCCGCAGGTGAAGCTCGGCCGCTGGGGCGGATTCATCTTCATCAACCCCGACGAGAACGCGGAGCCGCTCGAAGACTTCCTCGGCGATCTCTCCTCGCACTTCACGCTGATGCCGTACGAACGTCGCCACAAGTACGCGCACGTAGCGCGCGTGCTGCGCTGCAACTGGAAGGTCGCGCAGGAGGCGTTCAGCGAGGCGTACCACGTGGTCGCGACGCATCCGACGATTCTCGAGTCGATCGGCGACGCGAACTCGAAGTACGACGTGTTCGGCAACTACTGCCGCGCGATCTCGCCGAACAGCACGCCGAGCCCGCACCTCGCCGGCAAAGAAGGGCCGCTCGACGCCGCGCGCATGTTCACGCGCCTGCGCCACCCGCTGAGCGGCGCCGTCTACGAGCGCGCGGCCGAGAACCGCGTGCGCGTGACGACGAGCGACGGGCGGCACGGGATCTTCGACGCCGAGGGCAATCGCATCGAAGGTGATCTCGGCCAGGTCGACCCGAACATGTGCGACTGGATTGGCGGGCGGCAGCTGCCCGGTGCGGAGGAAGTCCCGCTGCGGCCGGTCGCGCTGAACGGCGCGAAGAACTTGCGCGCGGCGGCGGCGAAGCCGGTGCGCGAGCAGCTGCGCGCGACGCTCGGCGACGAGGTCGACGGCTTCAGCGACGCCGAGCTGATCGACTCGATCTACCTCACGGTGTTCCCGAACTTCCATCCGTGGGGCTCGTTCAATCCGATCGTCTACCGCTTCCGGCCGTACGGCGACAATCCGGAGATGTGCATCCACGAGTGCATGTACTTCGGGCCCGTGCCGAAGGGGCAGCCGCGGCCGAAGGCTGCGCCGATCCATTGGCTCGGCCCCGACGACGACTGGGTGGATGCGCCCGAGCTCGGGATGCTCGCGAAGGTGTTCAATCAGGACGTCTACAACATGCCGCGCGTGCAGGCGGGCATGAAGACGATGAAGAACCCCTACGTGATCCTGGCGGACTACGGTGAGACCAAGCCGCGGCACTTCCACGAGCTGCTGGAGAAGTGGATCTCGAAGCCGTGA
- a CDS encoding phosphotransferase family protein codes for MSAWTPRPARGDKTSAVRDVAERSRRLAAWLAPRVGAREVAVHGLAAPGAGASSDTQLFRAHWMRDGSAHELDAVLRAAPSEEGPFPSYDMALQFHVMDGVRRHTQCPVPEVLWHEQDASVLGTPFLVMRRVVGEAPLDFRPSYQVAGFYRDASPSLRRAMWQGVIDALAALHRASWREVAIPGLPGSADADPGGAPLAYWRDYHVSWLKDDPAERVPVFDEALVYLERERPRAARTTLVWGDAKLGNVMFAPHSRDVAALVDWEMATLGDPELDLASLLVSDRRAQSEAGSALEGTPSEAELVAMYEAASGERVRAFHYAKVFATFWRGAVQTKYMRRMRAQGADIPESLITDSLPVRALRELLGL; via the coding sequence ATGAGCGCATGGACTCCGCGCCCCGCGCGCGGCGACAAGACGAGCGCTGTGCGCGACGTCGCGGAGCGCAGCCGGCGCCTCGCGGCGTGGCTCGCGCCGCGCGTTGGTGCGCGCGAGGTCGCCGTGCACGGCCTCGCGGCGCCGGGCGCCGGCGCGTCGAGCGACACGCAGCTGTTCCGCGCGCACTGGATGCGAGACGGGAGCGCGCACGAGCTCGACGCCGTGCTGCGCGCGGCGCCGAGCGAGGAGGGCCCGTTCCCGAGCTACGACATGGCGCTGCAGTTCCACGTGATGGACGGCGTGCGCCGTCACACGCAGTGCCCCGTGCCCGAGGTGTTGTGGCACGAGCAGGATGCCAGCGTGCTCGGCACGCCGTTCCTCGTGATGCGGCGCGTGGTCGGCGAAGCGCCGCTCGACTTCCGTCCGAGTTATCAGGTCGCGGGCTTCTACCGCGACGCGTCGCCTTCGCTTCGGCGCGCGATGTGGCAGGGCGTGATCGATGCGCTCGCGGCACTGCATCGCGCGAGCTGGCGCGAAGTCGCGATTCCAGGTTTACCCGGCAGCGCCGATGCGGATCCCGGTGGCGCGCCGCTCGCCTACTGGCGCGACTACCACGTGAGCTGGCTGAAGGACGATCCGGCCGAGCGCGTGCCCGTGTTCGATGAGGCGCTCGTATACCTCGAACGCGAGCGCCCGCGCGCGGCGCGTACGACGCTCGTGTGGGGCGACGCGAAGCTCGGCAACGTGATGTTCGCGCCGCACTCGCGAGACGTGGCCGCGCTCGTCGACTGGGAGATGGCGACGCTCGGCGATCCCGAGCTCGATCTCGCCTCGCTGCTCGTTTCCGATCGCCGCGCGCAGTCCGAAGCGGGCAGTGCGCTCGAAGGCACGCCCAGCGAAGCCGAGCTCGTGGCGATGTACGAAGCCGCGAGCGGCGAGCGCGTGCGCGCGTTCCACTACGCCAAGGTGTTCGCGACGTTTTGGCGCGGCGCGGTGCAGACGAAGTACATGCGCCGCATGCGCGCGCAGGGCGCGGACATCCCCGAGTCCCTGATCACCGACAGCCTGCCCGTGCGCGCGCTGCGCGAGCTGCTCGGGCTGTAG
- a CDS encoding HDOD domain-containing protein produces MEILGRGKKKGEEGYGQGRAAIAEGDDVLLDEEALSAELLACLEAPSYRPPVLPAVAIEVMALAQKPDVAIKDVITLLERDALIAGRVLKVACSPVYARGAKVGSLKDATMRLGLQTIRDLVMQITLEMRVFKSADYASTMELLRRHATVTARLCRVVSKYTALEAEFSFMAGLLHDVGIAGTLLALAERKGKRKTAPDLIAIWPAVDRVHQRAGELMAKHWTLPPDIAFTLGAHHQVLIQGYPHPLAATVAIANDLAAELGAGVVPKTGDGADEGRACLVAHSEVDRTSPHTLAQAREALRLSDATLALIRKDAERAVAEEDEAAR; encoded by the coding sequence ATGGAGATCCTGGGTCGCGGCAAGAAGAAGGGTGAGGAGGGCTACGGCCAAGGCCGCGCCGCGATCGCGGAGGGCGACGACGTCCTTCTCGACGAAGAGGCGCTCTCCGCCGAGCTGCTCGCGTGTCTCGAGGCGCCGAGCTATCGGCCGCCGGTGCTGCCCGCCGTCGCGATCGAGGTGATGGCTCTCGCGCAGAAGCCGGACGTCGCGATCAAGGACGTGATCACGCTGCTCGAGCGCGACGCGCTGATCGCGGGCCGCGTGCTCAAGGTGGCCTGCTCGCCGGTGTACGCGCGCGGCGCGAAGGTGGGCTCGCTCAAGGACGCGACGATGCGGCTCGGGCTTCAGACGATCCGCGACCTCGTCATGCAGATCACCCTCGAGATGCGCGTGTTCAAGTCCGCCGACTACGCGAGCACGATGGAGTTGTTGCGGCGCCACGCGACGGTGACGGCGCGGCTGTGTCGCGTGGTGAGCAAATACACCGCGCTCGAGGCGGAGTTCTCGTTCATGGCGGGCCTGCTTCACGACGTCGGCATCGCGGGCACGCTGCTCGCGCTCGCGGAGCGCAAGGGCAAACGCAAGACGGCGCCGGACCTGATCGCGATCTGGCCTGCAGTCGATCGCGTGCACCAGCGCGCGGGCGAGCTGATGGCGAAGCACTGGACGTTGCCGCCCGACATCGCCTTCACGCTCGGCGCGCATCATCAGGTGCTGATTCAGGGCTACCCGCACCCGCTCGCCGCGACGGTCGCGATCGCGAACGATCTCGCGGCAGAGCTCGGCGCTGGCGTCGTGCCGAAAACCGGCGACGGCGCGGACGAGGGCCGCGCATGCCTCGTCGCGCACTCCGAGGTCGACCGCACGTCGCCGCACACGCTCGCGCAGGCGCGAGAGGCGCTGCGCCTCTCGGACGCGACGCTTGCGCTGATCCGCAAGGACGCCGAGCGCGCGGTGGCCGAGGAAGACGAGGCAGCGCGCTAG
- a CDS encoding serine hydrolase — translation MEFVSSLFTGAEQYENFNRLAKVFPSHRIEAPAEAKPFPEGEALEIPASFEHGGAAQDTAKFLEETDTAALLVVHDGKLRAENYWLTGGRDVNWMSMSVGKSFVSALIGAAVAEGKIRSIEEPVTAYVTELAGSAYDGVRIKDILQMSSGAKWNEDYSDPESDIGRFAAVFGSGASLNEFTTTLTRAHEPGTVNHYNSADTQVLGSLLRAATGTSLAEYAQRKLWQPLGMEADGYWITDDSGMEMAFGGLQVTARDYAKFGELYRLGGMWHGQRVLDEAWVRASVTPDAPHVMPGRDPSYPLGYAYQWWIPDGGESEFSAIGVYNQFVYVHPKHRVVIVKLSANSSYGTTNDDSSWRELETFSLFRAIAKAVEPER, via the coding sequence ATGGAGTTCGTCTCCAGCTTGTTCACCGGCGCCGAGCAGTACGAGAACTTCAATCGCCTCGCGAAGGTCTTCCCGAGTCACCGCATCGAGGCGCCCGCGGAAGCCAAGCCGTTCCCGGAAGGCGAAGCGCTCGAGATTCCGGCGAGCTTCGAGCACGGCGGCGCGGCGCAGGACACCGCGAAGTTCCTCGAAGAGACGGACACCGCGGCGCTGCTCGTCGTCCACGACGGCAAGCTGCGCGCCGAGAACTACTGGCTCACGGGCGGCCGCGACGTGAACTGGATGTCGATGTCGGTGGGCAAGAGCTTCGTCTCCGCGCTGATCGGCGCCGCGGTCGCGGAAGGGAAGATCCGCAGCATCGAGGAACCCGTGACGGCCTACGTGACCGAGCTCGCGGGCTCGGCGTACGACGGCGTGCGCATCAAGGACATCCTGCAGATGTCGTCGGGCGCGAAGTGGAACGAGGACTACAGCGATCCGGAGTCCGACATCGGACGCTTCGCCGCCGTGTTCGGGTCCGGCGCATCGCTCAACGAGTTCACCACCACGCTCACCCGCGCGCACGAGCCCGGCACCGTGAACCACTACAACTCTGCGGACACGCAGGTATTGGGCTCTCTGCTCCGGGCGGCGACCGGCACGAGCCTCGCGGAGTACGCGCAGCGGAAGCTGTGGCAGCCGCTCGGCATGGAAGCGGACGGCTACTGGATCACCGACGACAGCGGCATGGAGATGGCGTTCGGCGGCTTGCAAGTGACCGCGCGCGACTACGCCAAGTTCGGTGAGCTCTACCGCCTAGGCGGGATGTGGCACGGCCAGCGCGTGCTCGACGAGGCGTGGGTGCGCGCGTCGGTCACGCCCGACGCACCGCACGTGATGCCCGGCCGCGATCCGTCGTACCCGCTCGGCTACGCCTACCAGTGGTGGATCCCCGATGGCGGCGAGAGCGAGTTCTCCGCGATCGGCGTCTACAACCAGTTCGTGTACGTCCACCCGAAGCATCGAGTCGTGATCGTGAAGCTCTCCGCGAATAGCTCGTACGGCACAACGAACGACGACAGCTCCTGGCGCGAGCTGGAGACGTTCTCGCTGTTCCGGGCGATTGCGAAGGCGGTGGAGCCGGAGCGCTAG
- a CDS encoding VOC family protein codes for MKSTLAAWSALSVLLTATLAAAQPSDPPPALLPPVFDLGPLADDDIGLVARIHFATHTPDFDRARAFYRQLGYTTGVSGFPLTNTHAMARALGMFDVCQYELVKGEVIALPGSLNTASIDLLQFKTPFDGRPPYEKPNHLGAAYSALLTTHLASDVEHLKSQGVRFLSEPYGVPGNRFVFFRDPDGVLFQLVETAPPHGDPAAKMHLVAMPFVAINVKDIEASLSFYAKFGYTDVRRFEHAGTLEEARAYGLDRPFRVRGADVALGRGDRHVLRLTQWLEPFDAEPANAAPINRIGIQRIALLAVDVDRAVAILKKQGVPFLSDIAPCCSGTGADESGIVHAIDPNGVYLELVGKIAPRSAKPQPEGCPPLEIKLPPKE; via the coding sequence ATGAAGTCGACGCTCGCCGCTTGGTCCGCCCTCTCGGTGCTCCTCACCGCCACGCTCGCTGCTGCGCAGCCGAGCGACCCGCCGCCCGCGCTGCTGCCGCCCGTCTTCGACCTCGGGCCGCTCGCGGACGACGACATCGGTCTGGTCGCGCGCATCCACTTCGCCACGCACACGCCCGACTTCGATCGCGCGCGCGCGTTCTACCGCCAGCTCGGGTACACGACCGGCGTGAGCGGTTTCCCGCTCACGAACACCCACGCGATGGCGCGCGCGCTCGGCATGTTCGACGTGTGCCAGTACGAGCTCGTGAAGGGCGAGGTGATCGCGCTGCCGGGCAGCCTCAACACCGCGAGCATCGATCTGCTGCAGTTCAAGACGCCGTTCGACGGCAGGCCGCCGTACGAGAAGCCGAACCACCTCGGCGCCGCGTACTCCGCGCTGCTCACGACCCACCTCGCGAGCGACGTCGAGCACCTGAAGTCGCAGGGCGTGCGCTTCTTGTCCGAGCCCTACGGCGTGCCGGGCAACCGCTTCGTGTTCTTCCGCGATCCCGACGGCGTGCTCTTCCAGCTCGTCGAGACGGCGCCGCCGCACGGCGACCCCGCGGCGAAGATGCACCTCGTCGCGATGCCGTTCGTCGCGATCAACGTGAAGGACATCGAGGCGTCGCTCTCGTTCTACGCGAAGTTCGGGTACACCGACGTGCGACGCTTCGAGCACGCGGGCACGCTCGAAGAGGCGCGCGCCTATGGCCTCGATCGCCCGTTCCGCGTGCGCGGCGCCGACGTCGCGCTCGGCCGCGGCGATCGCCACGTGCTGCGCCTCACGCAGTGGCTCGAGCCCTTCGACGCCGAGCCCGCGAACGCCGCGCCGATCAATCGCATCGGCATTCAGCGCATCGCGCTGCTCGCGGTCGACGTCGATCGCGCCGTCGCGATTCTGAAGAAGCAAGGCGTGCCGTTCCTCTCGGACATCGCGCCGTGCTGCTCGGGCACCGGCGCCGACGAGAGCGGCATCGTGCACGCGATCGACCCGAACGGCGTGTACCTGGAGCTCGTCGGCAAGATCGCGCCGCGCTCGGCAAAGCCGCAGCCCGAGGGCTGCCCGCCGCTCGAGATCAAGCTGCCGCCGAAGGAGTGA